A region from the Tigriopus californicus strain San Diego chromosome 9, Tcal_SD_v2.1, whole genome shotgun sequence genome encodes:
- the LOC131887401 gene encoding latrophilin Cirl-like, producing the protein MYPTPSPYEAPSWATSSTTSSSYDLYKLGYLSPKPTAPTHKPVRPRNRVPITASPKPETTTKLENLTKEEKLVSNITARFISSSLTSTNIMDTSEAPIVLTSSPQPQISSSLLTTTSIPSTSSTLRTTESTLDPSTVMDSTTAKSINPDATTGFSKSISYLPSFSPNIASDVLITTHVISESDLEGPVRFCPPRVLRTLEWPLTRINQEVSMACPMGTQGKARWKCSNDSEWETMYPDLSGCKSLWLIKIHEQLKRKVSLVHLAKEMAHYTAFNGLFGGDVMALIDAIGVMTEKMLYELPEIPTIQQKEAIVMEIVQSIIKTASIMVSPQNKAGWMDLGPMKQRRTMTFFSRTLKAAGLLLPQAVKENQEITVSSPNILMSVKKMNFNHMIHMRFPSHASKATKEWMSYQDTIDVPSLVMMENMDRSGAEMIFFAFKDVASLIGFDQHEGIQGFINSHIVFASMKVKHKPLLPQPLKMTFEHIFKNNVTNPQCVFWDERLHEWSRHGCKLVDTNQTHSECLCGHLGMLALMEEAKEVPEQTGSHVAIVLSIVVLLFVIFVIVVVCGLGFDYFRKVQNRRKWRNTCHKGKLPCFQQDNADTPSRNIYVTHQQGSFTTPSMEYYMEIGPNQANQVHPRPQAGPQSACSSIRRKSTAMDYFTEIRHHNAVGTPERPLLTDAQIPHTSPDRASISQHIYVEVGSGLEEGSMAPYQRPEGVNHFQPIQIPILAAGSSNSSQSSGYYSAGMIHRDFPVPHSRTHSPLERPRPPRASSSHQLHASKTMAAESNVMNVSTIAARRRLVEFQDSQFI; encoded by the exons ATGTATCCAACACCCTCGCCCTACGAGGCCCCCTCATGGGCAACGTCAAGCACCACTTCGTCATCGTATGACCTCTACAAACTAGGTTACTTGTCTCCTAAACCAACTGCACCCACGCACAAACCAGTTCGACCTCGAAACCGCGTACCGATAACGGCTTCTCCCAAACCGGAAACCACCACCAAACTGGAGAATCTCACAAAGGAAGAGAAGCTAGTCAGCAACATTACGGCTCGATTCATCAGCTCCTCACTAACGTCCACTAATATCATGGATACCAGTGAGGCGCCTATTGTCTTGACTTCCTCGCCCCAGCCCCAGATCTCGTCGTCACTTCTCACCACCACCTCTATTCCATCCACTTCTTCGACCTTAAGAACAACAGAGTCAACGTTAGACCCTTCTACAGTTATGGACTCTACTACTGCCAAATCAATCAACCCCGATGCTACCACTGGATTCTCCAAATCGATTTCCTATTTACCAAGTTTTTCTCCTAATATCGCTTCTGACGTTTTAATCACTACCCACGTGATATCAGAATCAGACTTGGAAGGTCCTGTTCGCTTCTGTCCTCCGCGTGTTTTGAGAACACTGGAATGGCCGTTGACGAGGATTAATCAAGAAGTTAGCATGGCTTGTCCCATGGGCACTCAAGGCAAGGCTCGATGGAAATGTTCGAATGACTCGGAATGGGAGACAATGTATCCGGATTTGTCGGGATGCAAATCGCTCTGGTTGATCAAGATCCATGAACAATTGAAGAGAAAGGTGTCGTTGGTTCATTTAGCAAAAGAAATGGCCCACTATACAGCCTTTAATGGTCTATTTGGAGGGGATGTTATGGCACTAATTGATGCTATCGGAGTGATGACTGAGAAGATGCTTTACGAACTCCCTGAAattccaaccatccaacaaAAAGAAGCCATCGTCATGGAAATTGTCCAAAGCATAATCAAAACTGCAAGCATCATGGTATCTCCTCAAAATAAGGcgggatggatggatttgggtcccatgaaacaaagaaggacAATGACTTTTTTCTCTCGCACTTTGAAGGCTGCTGGTCTTCTATTGCCTCAAGCTGTTAAAGAAAATCAAGAGATCACTGTGTCGAGTCCAAATATCTTGATGTCGGTTAAGAAGATGAATTTTAATCATATGATCCACATGCGATTCCCTAGCCACGCTTCCAAAGCCACGAAAGAGTGGATGAGTTATCAAGACACAATCGATGTTCCATCTTTAGTCATGATGGAGAACATGGATCGTTCCGGAGCAGAGATGATCTTCTTTGCTTTCAAGGACGTCGCCTCGTTGATTGGATTTGACCAGCATGAAGGGATTCAAGGCTTCATCAATTCGCACATTGTGTTTGCCTCCATGAAGGTCAAACACAAACCTCTGTTACCCCAGCCTTTGAAGATGACCTTCGAGCacattttcaagaacaatgTTACCAATCCTCAATGCGTCTTTTGGGATGAGCGACTTCATGAATGGTCACGGCATGGCTGCAAGCTAGTTGACACCAATCAAACCCATTCAGAATGCCTTTGTGGTCATTTGGGAATGCTAGCTCTGATGGAGGAGGCCAAGGAGGTTCCAGAACAAACTGGATCACACGTGGCCATTGTCCTGAGCATTGTTGTCCTCTTATTTGTAATCTTTGTGATTGTTGTTGTATGTGGTCTCGGATTCGACTACTTCCGAAAGGTTCAG AATCGTCGCAAATGGAGAAATACTTGCCACAAAGGAAAATTGCCCTGCTTCCAACAAGACAATGCTGACACGCCATCTAGAAATATTTACGTTACACACCAGCAAGGAAGTTTCACCACACCCAGTATGGAATACTACATGGAG ATTGGACCCAATCAAGCCAATCAAGTCCACCCTCGCCCTCAAGCTGGTCCACAGAGTGCATGCTCGTCCATTCGAAGAAAGTCTACTGCCATGGATTATTTTACGGAGATTCGACATCACAACGCGGTTGGCACGCCAGAAAGACCATTGCTAACAGATGCTCAAATACCCCACACGTCACCTGATCGAGCCAGTATATCCCAACACATTTACGTGGAGGTTGGCAGTGGCTTGGAAGAAGGTTCCATGGCTCCGTACCAACGACCAGAGGGCGTGAATCACTTTCAACCAATCCAAATCCCAATTCTCGCCGCAGGGAGTTCAAATAGCTCTCAAAGCAGTGGCTATTACAGCGCTGGAATGATCCATCGGGACTTTCCCGTCCCGCATTCCAGAACCCATTCCCCTTTGGAACGTCCCAGACCACCAAGAGCGTCATCTAGTCATCAGCTGCATGCTTCTAAAACAATGGCGGCCGAGTCGAATGTCATGAATGTTTCCACAATCGCCGCCAGAAGGCGACTCGTTGAATTCCAGGATAGTCAGttcatttga